The genomic region CGGACAGGCCCGGAAGCCGAAAGCAGGGATGGATTGATTATCCGGTACGTGCGATACACTGGTTGCTGATACCGGTTTTACCAACCGGGGAGTGCTCAAATGCCTGACCAGAATCCTACGGACCAGAAGAACAGGGACGGGTGTATCTGCGGGCCATGCCCCAGTTACAGCGAATGCATGCGGGGAAATGAGGATTTCATGTTCTGCGTGAGGGGGAAAACACCGGACTGCATGTTTGACCTGAAAGGGTGCTCGTGCCCGCAGTGCACGGTCCGGCCTGCCGAAAGCCCCGTGACCTCGTATTTCTGTGCAGGTGGCAGATCCCGCCTGACCCGGTAGCCGTTGTCCGTCCGGGATCGGCTGGGCCGGTACCGGGGGAAATAACAACTCTTTTAAACCACCATTGCACGATTCTTACCTATGAAGGTCATTTCCTGGGTTACTCTCTCCCTTGCTATCTGTGCTGTCCTGCTGGCTGCGGGCTGCACGGGAACCGGAACCTCCGCAGGCCCGGCCGCAACGGCAACTCCTGCAGCATCGGCCACCGATCTTTCAGCACTCGCCCTGACACCGGCAGATGTTCCACCGAACTTCACGCTCACATCGCAATCGGCAAAGAACCCGGCCGATGTCAGCAATCTCGCCCGCGATCTCGGCTGGCAGGGCGGATACAC from uncultured Methanoregula sp. harbors:
- a CDS encoding DUF2769 domain-containing protein: MPDQNPTDQKNRDGCICGPCPSYSECMRGNEDFMFCVRGKTPDCMFDLKGCSCPQCTVRPAESPVTSYFCAGGRSRLTR